TCTTCCTCACCGCCCAGCAGACCGTGCTCGAGAACGTCACCCTGCCGCTGCTCGTAGCCGGGGTGCCGCCGCGCGAGCGCACCCGCCGCGGCATGGCCGTGCTCGAGTCGCTCGGGCTCGCCGACAAGGCGAAGAACAGGGCCAGCGACCTGTCGGGCGGGCAGAAGCAGCGCGTCGTCATCGCACGCGCCCTGGTCAACGACCCCGACGTGATCTTCGCCGACGAGCCCACGGGCAACCTCGACACGGCGACCGGCGCCCAGGTCGAGGACATCCTCTTCGGGCTGCAGCGCGAGCGCGGCATCACCCTCGTCGTCGTCACCCACGACGACGACCTCGCCGCCCGCTGCGATCGGCGCATCATCATCGCCGACGGCCTGATCGTCGAGGGGGGCGAGCGATGAGAGCAGCGGATGTCATCACCAGCGCCACGCGCAACGCGTTCCGCAGCAAGCTGCGGACCACCCTGACCGTGCTGAGCCTCTTCGTCGGCGCATTCACGCTGACCCTCACGACCGCCCTCGGTGCGGGCGTGAACGACTACGTCGAGAAGCAGGTCGCGACGATCAGCACCGGCGACGTCGTGCTCGTCACCCCCGCCGCGTCAACCGACACGACCGAGGGGCCGAACGCCTACGACCCCGACGGTCGCCAGCAGTCGGCGCAGGCGAACCCGCTCGGTGCGGGCACGATGCTGAACGGCGACGACATCGACGCGATCGCCGTGATGGACGGCGTCGAACGGGTCGAACCCGTCCGCCAGGTGAGCGTCGACTGGGTCGCACCCGCGGGCGGATCCGACGACGAGCGGTACGAGCTCGACGTGAACCCGACGTCGTCGATCGGCCGCAGCGACCTCGCCGCGGGCGAGCAGCTCGACCAGGCGTCCGCCGACGCTCAGGTGGTGCTCCCCGAGGAGTACGTCGAGGCGCTGGGCTACGCCGACGCGGAGGCCGCGATCGGCGAGACCGTCGAGCTCGGGTTCACGGATGCCTCGCGCCAGGCGCAGGTCGTGGAGGCCGAGATCGTCGGCGTCGCCAACGCGAGCCTCTTCGCCGCCGGCGCGGGCGCCAACCAGGCGCTCACCGACACCATCGCCGATGCGCAGGCGATTCCCGGCCAGCCGGATGCGTTCGTGATCGCGGTCGCGACGTTCGCGGGCACCGGCGACGAGGGGGCGGTCACCGCGGCCGACGTCGACGACGTCAAGGCGCAGCTCGCCGACGCCGACCTCGCGGGCCAGACGGTCGAGGACCAGCTCGGCGTCGTGCAGACCGTGATCAACGGCATCATCGGGGTGCTCAGCGCATTCAGCGTGATCGCGCTGGTCGCGGCATCCTTCGGCATCGTGAACACCCTCTTGATGAGCGTGCAGGAGCGCACCCGCGAGATCGGCCTCATGAAGGCCATGGGCATGTCGAACGGCACGGTGTTCTCGCTGTTCAGCCTCGAGGCGGTGGTGATCGGCTTCCTCGGCTCGGCGATCGGCGCCGTCGCGGCGATCGGACTCGGCACGGCGATCTCGTCGACCCTCTCGGGCAGCCTGCTGGCCGACCTCCCGGGCCTCATGATCCTGCTGTTCCAGCCGGCGAACGTGATCGCGGTCATCGTCGTGATCATGCTGGTCGCGTTCCTCTCCGGCGTGCTCCCGGCCCGCCGGGCCGCCCGCCAGGACCCGATCGAGTCGCTACGGTACGAGTAGACGAGGAGGGGATCATGTCGACCGTGCCCGGACCGCGCCGACGCGCGAGCGAGGAGACGACGGCCGCCATCGAGCGCGCCGCGATCGACCTCGTCACCGAGCACGGCTACGACCGGGTCACGGTCGACATGATCTGCGATGCCGCCGGCATCAGCCAGCGCACGTTCTTCAACCACTTCAAGACGAAGGATGCGGCCCTGCTGGGCAGCGACGCGCCGATGATCGACGAGCGCGCGGCGCGCGAATTCATCGTCTCCGACGGGCCGCTGCTCGCCGAGGCGACCCGGCTCGTGCGCTTCGGCCCCGACCGACTGCCGGCGGACCCCGCGCTCATCATCCGGCGCCTCACCGCGATCTCGCAGCACCCGATGCTCATCGCGCGGCAGATGGAACGCCTGACCCAGGTCGAGGACGAGCTCCGCCAGATCCTCGAGCTGCGCCTCCGCCAGGACGCGATCCGCGAGGGTGCCGGCGAGGACGAGCTCGAGGCGGTGCCCGAGCAGGCGGAGCTCGTGACCCACCTGCTCGCGGGGCTCATGCGCTACGTCGGCCTCCGCTGGGCGCGCGCCGCCGAGCGGGGGGAGCCCGTCGCGGATCCGTCGTCGCTCGCCGACGAGCTCGCGGCGGTCATCCGCAAGCTCGGGTGAGCGACATGCCTGCGGCCGTGCGCGAGATCGCCTCGCGCACGGCCGCAGACCGGATCAGCCGACCACGATGCGGTCGAGCCAGATGAGGTTGCCGCCGGTGTTCGGATCGAGCTGCACGGTGACGTCGGCCCCGTTCGGTACCGCCACGTCGAACTCCACCTCCGCGTACGAGCCGGAGGCGAGCTTCGGAACGAGCACCGGGGCGCCGACCCGCTCGCCGTCGACGAGCAGGCTGAACGTGGCATCCGAGTTCTCGAAGCCGTCGCGGAGCGAGTTCAGCCGCACCGTGACGCCGTCACCTCGACGCACGTCCTCGAACGTCACGCCGTACGTGCCGGCACCGCCGTCGCCGAAGTTCATGACCATGACCTCGCGGCCGTTCGACGCGGTCGACGCGACCTGCGGCAGACCGCCCAACCCGCAGCAGTCGAGCCAGGTCGACGCCTCGGCGTACTCGGCCTCGTAGACGCCCGCGCCCTCGGAGAAGTCGGGCGCGGTGAACGCCGACCCACCCGCAGGTCCGCGGTTCCAGACGCGAGCGTCGGACAGCTCCGCGCGCACCCGATCGAGGATCTCGGCGTCGGCCTGCAAGCGGCTGTCGCCCCAGTACCCGGCGTTGCACGCGCCCGCCCCGGTGCACGCCCAGTTGCCCTGCGAATCCCAGTCGGTGTTGATGTACGTCACCGAGCGGACGACGTCGCGGTTCTCGCGCACGAAGTCGAACAGCGGCTGGAACCACTCGTCCCAGATCTCGTCGCTCGACACCGGTGTCACCTGCTCGTACGGCGCTGGCGAGCCCGACGCGAAGATGCAGGAGACGGTGCCCTCGCCGAGGTCGTAGCCCTGCGGCGCCGACTCGGCGATCATGACAGGCTTCGCGTGGTCGCGTGCGTAGTCGAGGAACGCGTCCTGCACCGCACGCGGCGCGATGACGGTCGTGTCGGGCGCACCATCCGGGCCGCGATCGCACGACCATGGACGGCCGGGATCCTCCGCCGTCTCGGCCGCGAAGCGCGAGACGCCCATCCAGTCGACGACGTCGTCGCCCGGGTACCAGGCGTCCCAGAATGCGTCGGATGCGCCGTCGCGCACGGCGACGCCCGCCGCGTAGGCGTCGGCACCCACCACCGTCTTCTCCGGGATCGCCGCGGCCCAGGTGGCGGTCTGCCAGACGGTGGCCACCCGGTCGGCGCCCAACTCGTCGATCCGCTCGGCGATCCAACGGAAGGCCGCCGTGTAGGCCTCGGGGTCGTAGTTGTTCCAGTGCCCGTCGAACTCGTACCCGATCTTGAGGAACACCTCGCGCTTCGTGGCATCCGCGTACCGGATCAGTTCGTCGACCCAGCCGCGGTACCGCTCGACGGTCGCCGCGTCGACGTCGGGGTCACCGGCGATCGCGCGCAGGCCGAGGTTCCGGCCGTCGGTGCCGAGGTCCTGCGAGTAGTCGATGAGCTCGAGGCCGATCGTGAGCGCTCCACCGTACTCGGAGAGGACCTCCTCGAAGTCGGTGCGCCCCACGCGGTAGTCGACCGGGCTCCAGAGGCCGTTGAGCGGCGTGA
This portion of the Agromyces rhizosphaerae genome encodes:
- a CDS encoding ABC transporter ATP-binding protein, whose translation is MTPTPVPGAPPVLSADALTKTYGTGQARFDALKGVSLEVRRGESLAIVGKSGSGKSTLMHLLALLDRPTSGIVEVDGEDAATATTKRVNALRNERFGFMFQQFFLTAQQTVLENVTLPLLVAGVPPRERTRRGMAVLESLGLADKAKNRASDLSGGQKQRVVIARALVNDPDVIFADEPTGNLDTATGAQVEDILFGLQRERGITLVVVTHDDDLAARCDRRIIIADGLIVEGGER
- a CDS encoding TetR/AcrR family transcriptional regulator, whose translation is MSTVPGPRRRASEETTAAIERAAIDLVTEHGYDRVTVDMICDAAGISQRTFFNHFKTKDAALLGSDAPMIDERAAREFIVSDGPLLAEATRLVRFGPDRLPADPALIIRRLTAISQHPMLIARQMERLTQVEDELRQILELRLRQDAIREGAGEDELEAVPEQAELVTHLLAGLMRYVGLRWARAAERGEPVADPSSLADELAAVIRKLG
- a CDS encoding ABC transporter permease: MRAADVITSATRNAFRSKLRTTLTVLSLFVGAFTLTLTTALGAGVNDYVEKQVATISTGDVVLVTPAASTDTTEGPNAYDPDGRQQSAQANPLGAGTMLNGDDIDAIAVMDGVERVEPVRQVSVDWVAPAGGSDDERYELDVNPTSSIGRSDLAAGEQLDQASADAQVVLPEEYVEALGYADAEAAIGETVELGFTDASRQAQVVEAEIVGVANASLFAAGAGANQALTDTIADAQAIPGQPDAFVIAVATFAGTGDEGAVTAADVDDVKAQLADADLAGQTVEDQLGVVQTVINGIIGVLSAFSVIALVAASFGIVNTLLMSVQERTREIGLMKAMGMSNGTVFSLFSLEAVVIGFLGSAIGAVAAIGLGTAISSTLSGSLLADLPGLMILLFQPANVIAVIVVIMLVAFLSGVLPARRAARQDPIESLRYE